The following proteins are co-located in the Pseudarthrobacter siccitolerans genome:
- a CDS encoding MFS transporter, giving the protein MSSTDTSTVPGSPRPVNSRGRVIVASLIGTTVEFYDFYVYATAAVLVFPQLFFPSANETTQLLSSFAVFGVAFIARPLGSIVFGHFGDKFGRKGTLVASLLTMGIATFLIGCLPTALVPGWGFWAPALLVVMRFAQGLALGGEWSGAALLATENAPANKRAIYGTFPQLGAPIGFIIANVIFLVANYTLSPADFQAWGWRVPFLLSAVMVIIGLYVRLKLIETPAFTKVLESNEVAKLPLGRVFKTSWRQLILGTFIMLATYVLFYLMTTFTLTYGTRASSLDAAKAAAEKAGKPMSEAAAAAFVPGLGYTRNDFLWMLIAGVVFFGIFTLVSGPLAEKYGRRKMLIAVTAGIFVFGLLFVPLFGGGFVGTMAVLIIGFSLMGLTFGPMGALLPELFPTNVRYTGSAISYNFSSILGAAVAPFIAVALWEQADGSPVLVGVYLTAMAVLTLIALFVSKETRDLDYENNVA; this is encoded by the coding sequence ATGTCTTCCACCGATACCTCCACGGTGCCCGGATCCCCGCGGCCGGTGAACTCGCGCGGCCGCGTGATTGTTGCCAGCCTGATCGGCACCACGGTTGAGTTCTACGACTTCTACGTTTATGCCACCGCTGCGGTGCTGGTGTTCCCGCAGCTGTTCTTCCCCAGCGCCAACGAAACCACGCAGCTCCTGAGCTCCTTCGCCGTCTTCGGCGTAGCGTTTATCGCCCGCCCGCTGGGATCCATCGTCTTCGGACACTTTGGCGACAAGTTCGGCCGCAAGGGCACCCTGGTGGCTTCGCTGCTGACCATGGGTATCGCCACCTTCCTCATCGGCTGCCTGCCCACCGCCCTGGTGCCCGGCTGGGGGTTCTGGGCTCCGGCCCTGCTCGTGGTCATGCGCTTTGCGCAGGGCCTGGCACTGGGCGGTGAGTGGAGCGGTGCCGCGCTGCTGGCCACCGAGAACGCACCGGCCAACAAGCGCGCCATCTATGGCACGTTCCCGCAGCTGGGCGCACCCATCGGCTTCATCATCGCCAACGTGATCTTCCTGGTGGCCAACTACACCCTGTCCCCGGCTGACTTCCAGGCCTGGGGCTGGCGCGTGCCGTTCCTGCTCAGTGCAGTCATGGTGATCATCGGCCTGTACGTCCGCCTCAAGCTGATTGAGACCCCCGCGTTCACCAAGGTGCTCGAGTCCAACGAAGTGGCCAAGCTGCCCCTGGGCCGGGTGTTCAAGACCAGCTGGCGCCAGCTCATCCTGGGCACGTTCATCATGCTCGCCACCTACGTGCTCTTCTACCTGATGACCACGTTCACCCTGACCTACGGCACCCGGGCCTCCAGCCTCGACGCTGCGAAGGCCGCCGCCGAAAAGGCCGGAAAGCCGATGTCTGAGGCCGCCGCCGCTGCCTTCGTCCCCGGTCTGGGCTACACCCGCAACGACTTCCTCTGGATGCTGATAGCCGGCGTCGTCTTCTTCGGCATCTTCACGCTGGTCTCCGGACCGTTGGCCGAGAAGTACGGCCGGCGCAAGATGCTCATCGCCGTCACCGCCGGCATCTTCGTCTTCGGCCTGCTGTTCGTCCCGCTGTTCGGCGGGGGATTCGTCGGCACCATGGCCGTGCTGATCATCGGCTTCTCCCTCATGGGCCTGACGTTCGGGCCCATGGGAGCGCTGCTGCCTGAACTGTTCCCCACCAACGTCCGGTACACCGGATCAGCCATCAGCTACAACTTCTCCAGCATCCTGGGTGCCGCGGTGGCACCGTTCATCGCCGTGGCGCTCTGGGAGCAGGCAGACGGCAGCCCGGTGCTGGTGGGTGTGTACTTGACCGCCATGGCCGTGCTGACCCTCATCGCGCTGTTCGTCAGCAAGGAAACCCGCGACCTGGACTACGAAAACAACGTGGCCTGA
- a CDS encoding glutamine amidotransferase, which translates to MKPFLLLASRAEDAAAEDEYAAYLRYGGLEPSGLRRVRLEAAPLPELDLSAYSGIIVGGSPFTSSDPPEHKSPAQHRVERELAGLLDELVALDFPFLGACYGVGTLGTHQGAVIDRTYGEPLGAAEIELTDAGLEDPVLGGMPRRFTAFTGHKEACSVLPPQAVLLARSAACPVQMFRIRQNLYATQFHPELDAEGLCTRIDIYRHAGYFPPESAEDLMDNARRFTVTEPMNILKNFVARYAT; encoded by the coding sequence ATGAAGCCTTTCCTGCTCCTGGCGTCACGGGCCGAAGACGCCGCAGCCGAGGATGAATATGCCGCTTACCTGAGGTACGGTGGCCTCGAACCCTCCGGGCTGCGGCGCGTCAGGCTGGAAGCCGCTCCCCTGCCCGAACTCGATTTGTCCGCCTATTCGGGGATCATCGTGGGCGGCAGCCCGTTCACGTCCAGTGACCCGCCGGAGCACAAGAGTCCTGCCCAGCACCGCGTGGAACGGGAGCTGGCCGGGCTCCTGGACGAGCTGGTGGCCCTGGATTTCCCTTTCCTGGGCGCCTGCTACGGGGTGGGGACGCTGGGCACGCACCAGGGCGCCGTCATCGACAGGACCTACGGCGAGCCGCTGGGCGCCGCGGAGATCGAGCTGACGGACGCCGGCCTGGAGGATCCCGTACTCGGCGGAATGCCGCGGCGGTTCACCGCCTTCACGGGCCACAAGGAAGCCTGCAGCGTCCTTCCACCGCAGGCGGTCCTGCTGGCCCGGTCCGCGGCCTGCCCGGTGCAGATGTTCCGCATCCGGCAAAACCTGTACGCCACCCAGTTCCACCCCGAGCTCGACGCCGAAGGCCTCTGCACCCGCATCGACATCTACCGGCACGCGGGCTACTTCCCGCCGGAGTCCGCCGAAGATCTGATGGACAACGCCCGCCGGTTCACGGTCACCGAACCGATGAACATCCTCAAGAACTTTGTGGCCCGCTACGCCACCTGA
- a CDS encoding YybH family protein: MLAPSFEEEVDRYHLAVPEITRGNPEPVKELYSRLDDVTLANPFGGIARGWAQVEARLDQAARQFQDGQMLGFDTVTSYTARDTAYLVETEHFSARLDGAAVVEEFALRVTSIFRREEGYWKLVHRHADPAARPQSRRSLSQPAGS; encoded by the coding sequence GTGCTCGCACCCAGCTTTGAAGAAGAAGTGGACCGCTACCACCTCGCCGTCCCCGAAATCACCCGGGGCAACCCGGAGCCCGTCAAGGAGCTGTATTCGCGGCTCGACGACGTGACCCTCGCCAACCCGTTCGGCGGCATCGCCCGCGGCTGGGCGCAGGTGGAAGCCCGGCTGGACCAGGCGGCACGGCAGTTCCAGGACGGCCAGATGCTGGGGTTTGACACTGTCACGTCCTACACGGCCCGGGACACCGCCTACCTGGTGGAAACGGAACACTTCAGCGCGCGCCTGGACGGCGCCGCCGTCGTCGAGGAATTTGCGCTCCGGGTCACCAGCATCTTCCGCCGCGAGGAAGGGTACTGGAAACTGGTGCACCGGCACGCAGATCCTGCTGCCCGTCCCCAGTCCCGCCGGTCCCTCAGCCAGCCCGCCGGCAGCTGA
- a CDS encoding acetyl/propionyl/methylcrotonyl-CoA carboxylase subunit alpha, with the protein MSAILEQSAHPTQSTLTKVLIANRGEIAVRIIRAARDEGIASVAVYADADRDALHVRLADEAYALGGNTAAESYLVMDKIIDAARQSGADAIHPGYGFLAENAQFAARVIEAGITWIGPSPEAISVLGDKVQARHIAEKVGAPLVPGTADPVESADEILDFVDRHGLPVAIKAAFGGGGRGIKVARTRDEIPELFESAVREATAAFGRGECFIERFLDAPRHVETQCLADAHGNVVVVSTRDCSLQRRNQKLVEEAPAPFLTEDQNRRLYESSKAILKEAGYLGAGTCEFLVGQDGTISFLEVNTRLQVEHCVSEEVTGIDLVREQFRLARGEELGYDDPEVRGHSFEFRITGEDPGRNFLPAPGTLRVLKNPTGPGVRIDSGVEQGDVISGNFDSMLSKLIVTGASRPQALQRARRALEEMVVEGIPTVIPFDLAVVSDPAFAPAEGPFRVHTRWIETEFVNNLPAWTPDGADGADSSAGDRQRVVVEVGGKRLEVVLPASLGSVGTGGAGASAKPGKSKKRSRAGGTSVATGNALTSPMQGTIVKVAVANGDVVAEGDLVVVLEAMKMEQPLTAHRSGTITGLTAAAGETVAAGAVIATIED; encoded by the coding sequence TTGTCAGCAATTTTGGAGCAGTCCGCACACCCCACGCAGTCGACCCTCACAAAGGTGCTGATCGCCAACCGCGGTGAAATCGCGGTGCGTATCATCCGCGCCGCCCGTGACGAAGGCATCGCCTCGGTTGCTGTCTACGCTGACGCGGACCGGGATGCCCTGCACGTCCGCCTTGCTGACGAGGCCTACGCACTGGGCGGAAACACCGCTGCCGAGTCCTACCTCGTGATGGACAAGATCATCGACGCCGCCCGCCAGTCCGGCGCCGACGCCATCCACCCCGGCTATGGCTTCCTGGCCGAGAACGCCCAGTTCGCGGCCCGTGTGATTGAAGCCGGCATTACCTGGATCGGGCCCTCGCCCGAGGCCATCTCGGTCCTTGGCGACAAGGTCCAGGCCCGGCACATCGCAGAAAAAGTAGGCGCACCGCTCGTTCCCGGCACCGCCGATCCGGTGGAATCCGCCGACGAAATCCTCGACTTCGTGGACCGCCACGGGCTGCCCGTGGCCATCAAGGCCGCTTTTGGCGGCGGCGGCCGCGGCATCAAGGTGGCCCGCACCCGCGATGAAATTCCCGAGCTGTTCGAATCCGCCGTCCGTGAAGCCACCGCTGCCTTTGGCCGCGGCGAATGCTTCATCGAGCGGTTCCTGGATGCGCCCCGCCACGTGGAGACGCAGTGCCTGGCGGACGCCCACGGCAACGTTGTGGTGGTCTCCACCCGCGACTGCTCGCTGCAGCGCCGCAACCAGAAACTGGTGGAAGAAGCCCCCGCCCCCTTCCTCACCGAAGACCAGAACCGCCGCCTTTACGAATCCTCCAAGGCCATCCTGAAAGAGGCCGGCTACCTCGGCGCCGGAACGTGCGAATTCCTCGTCGGCCAGGACGGCACCATCTCCTTCCTCGAGGTCAACACGCGCCTGCAGGTGGAGCACTGCGTTTCCGAGGAAGTCACCGGCATCGACCTTGTCCGCGAACAGTTCCGGCTGGCCCGCGGCGAGGAGCTCGGCTACGACGACCCCGAAGTCCGTGGGCACTCCTTCGAGTTCCGCATCACCGGCGAAGACCCGGGCCGGAACTTCCTGCCCGCCCCCGGCACCCTCCGGGTCCTGAAAAACCCCACCGGCCCCGGCGTCCGCATCGACTCGGGCGTGGAGCAGGGTGATGTCATCAGCGGAAACTTCGATTCCATGCTCTCCAAGCTCATCGTCACGGGAGCCAGCCGCCCGCAGGCCCTGCAGCGGGCCCGCCGCGCCCTGGAGGAAATGGTGGTCGAGGGCATCCCCACGGTGATCCCGTTCGACCTTGCCGTGGTTTCGGATCCCGCCTTCGCGCCGGCCGAAGGCCCGTTCCGGGTCCACACCCGCTGGATCGAGACCGAGTTCGTCAACAACCTTCCGGCCTGGACCCCCGATGGTGCTGACGGCGCCGACAGCTCTGCCGGGGACCGGCAGCGCGTGGTGGTTGAGGTGGGCGGAAAACGGCTCGAAGTGGTCCTCCCCGCATCACTCGGTTCCGTGGGAACCGGAGGCGCCGGCGCTTCGGCCAAGCCGGGCAAGTCGAAGAAGCGCTCCCGCGCGGGCGGCACGTCCGTGGCCACCGGCAACGCCCTGACCTCACCCATGCAGGGCACCATCGTCAAAGTTGCCGTTGCCAATGGCGACGTGGTGGCCGAAGGCGACCTCGTGGTGGTCCTCGAAGCGATGAAAATGGAGCAGCCGCTGACCGCGCACCGCTCCGGAACTATCACCGGCCTCACCGCAGCCGCCGGCGAAACGGTGGCAGCGGGCGCCGTCATCGCCACCATCGAAGACTAG
- a CDS encoding Maf family protein: MLRLILASQSPARTKLLTEAGIRHTVLVSDVDEDAVQARYGVTDPHDTALLLARAKAEAVAALPEAEGALVLGCDSVFEFDGEAHGKPYTAAVARERMLRMSGNTGVLHTGHWLVDCRDTDPDGDAPGTGATLGTVASAEVSFLDMDAAEIDAYIATGEPLHCAGSFTIDGLGGAFIRKVDGDPHTVVGLSVSTLRGLLAQAQVRITELWPAS, from the coding sequence GTGCTCCGCCTGATTCTTGCCTCCCAGTCCCCCGCCCGCACCAAGCTCCTCACCGAGGCCGGCATCCGGCATACGGTCCTTGTCTCGGACGTTGATGAGGACGCCGTCCAGGCCCGGTACGGCGTCACCGACCCGCATGACACCGCCCTGCTGCTGGCACGCGCCAAGGCCGAGGCTGTCGCGGCTTTGCCGGAAGCCGAGGGTGCGCTGGTGCTCGGGTGCGACTCCGTTTTTGAGTTCGACGGCGAGGCGCACGGGAAACCGTACACCGCCGCCGTCGCCCGGGAACGCATGCTGCGGATGAGCGGCAACACCGGTGTGCTGCACACCGGCCACTGGCTGGTGGACTGCCGCGATACCGACCCCGACGGCGATGCGCCGGGCACGGGCGCCACCCTGGGGACGGTAGCTTCGGCCGAGGTGTCCTTCCTGGACATGGACGCGGCGGAGATCGATGCGTACATCGCCACCGGTGAACCGCTGCACTGCGCCGGCTCCTTCACCATCGACGGCCTCGGCGGCGCCTTCATCCGGAAAGTCGACGGCGACCCGCACACCGTCGTCGGACTTTCCGTGTCCACGCTGCGGGGTCTGCTGGCCCAGGCGCAGGTCCGGATCACCGAACTCTGGCCGGCGTCCTAA
- a CDS encoding MMPL family transporter: protein MALFLYRLGKFSYRRRWLVISLWLAVLLAVGGSAAAFHGTLSNNFQIPGTETQRIADKLKQELPAASGGTATIVFEAPDGGFTAESRAAVTDALKKLQTVPNVRGTVDPFATQAQVDQAGQAITDGEQQLAAGQAQLDASRAQLDAGAAQLAGAEQQLAAAGAPADLIEAQLGQQKAALAEGQAKLDAGTRELEAGKAKLELGKRQAEASSAIRFVSEDGRAAVAQVQFNTSINGLSPAVRQQVQDIAHETSAAGVSAYASKEITEDISELFGAAEVIGIAVAALVLIIMLGTLIAAGLPLLMAVIGVGVGVGITFALSGLFDMSSISPMLALMLGLAVGIDYSLFIVNRHRTQLLAGMGLEESVARATGTSGNAVVFAGLTVIIALAALVVPGLPFLAVMGLAAAGTVAVAVLVAITLTPAMLSLIGRRIISKRAWAKAEVHNAEPGHEAGDEAQDRERSSRGWGGLVTRHPVLALLAGVLLLGTLALPATQLQLALPDGGSEPVESEAYQAYDLTARSFGEGVTGPIVAVGEFPANLDAAQAQTLQYNVADKLRAVDNVVAAVPVALSEDRRTAVFQVIPKEGPASASTVQVVAELRGLNDEIQSEYGVAMGLTGQTAGNVDVSTKLGEALPPYLAIVVGLSLVLLLLVFRSIVVPLLATGGFLLSLAAAFGAVVAVYQWGWLGGVFDVANPGAVLSFLPIILIGVLFGLAMDYQVFIASGMREAYMHGSTAKQAVRVGFRHAGAVVTAAAIIMVSVFAGFIFSHLTMVRPLGFAMAFGVLLDAFVVRMTIVPAVMYLLGGKSWWLPRWLDRILPDVDVEGAQLNRPEAAPASEALVH, encoded by the coding sequence ATGGCACTGTTCCTTTACCGCTTGGGCAAGTTCTCCTACCGCCGGCGCTGGCTGGTCATCTCCCTTTGGCTGGCTGTCCTGCTTGCCGTCGGCGGTTCGGCTGCCGCGTTCCACGGCACGCTGTCCAACAACTTCCAGATTCCGGGCACGGAAACCCAACGCATCGCGGACAAGCTGAAGCAAGAACTTCCCGCGGCATCCGGAGGCACGGCAACCATCGTTTTTGAAGCGCCCGACGGCGGTTTCACCGCCGAGAGCCGCGCTGCCGTCACCGATGCGCTGAAAAAGCTCCAGACCGTGCCAAACGTCCGCGGCACCGTGGATCCGTTCGCCACCCAGGCGCAGGTGGACCAGGCCGGACAGGCCATCACCGACGGGGAGCAGCAACTGGCCGCCGGCCAGGCACAGCTGGATGCCTCCCGCGCCCAGCTTGATGCGGGCGCGGCCCAGCTGGCAGGGGCAGAGCAGCAGCTTGCAGCGGCCGGCGCGCCGGCGGACCTCATTGAGGCGCAGCTTGGCCAGCAGAAGGCCGCCCTGGCAGAAGGACAGGCAAAGCTCGACGCCGGAACCCGGGAACTCGAAGCCGGCAAGGCCAAGCTGGAGCTGGGCAAGCGCCAGGCGGAGGCTTCCTCCGCCATCCGCTTCGTCTCCGAAGACGGACGCGCCGCCGTGGCGCAGGTGCAGTTCAACACCTCGATCAACGGCCTGAGCCCGGCGGTGCGCCAGCAGGTCCAGGACATTGCCCATGAAACGTCCGCCGCCGGCGTCAGCGCCTACGCCAGCAAGGAGATCACCGAGGACATCTCCGAGCTTTTCGGTGCCGCGGAAGTGATCGGCATCGCCGTAGCGGCCCTGGTCCTGATCATCATGCTGGGCACCCTGATTGCCGCCGGGCTGCCGCTGCTGATGGCAGTCATAGGTGTTGGCGTTGGCGTGGGGATCACCTTCGCCCTCTCCGGACTGTTCGACATGAGCTCCATCTCCCCCATGCTGGCCCTCATGCTGGGGCTCGCCGTCGGAATTGACTACTCGTTGTTCATCGTCAACCGGCACCGGACGCAGCTGCTGGCCGGAATGGGCCTGGAGGAATCCGTGGCCAGGGCAACGGGCACCTCCGGCAATGCCGTGGTCTTCGCAGGCCTCACCGTCATCATCGCCCTCGCCGCCCTGGTAGTGCCGGGCCTGCCCTTCCTCGCCGTGATGGGCCTGGCCGCCGCCGGCACCGTGGCGGTAGCCGTGCTGGTGGCCATCACCCTCACCCCGGCCATGCTGTCCCTGATCGGCCGCCGCATCATCTCGAAGCGCGCCTGGGCCAAGGCCGAGGTACACAACGCCGAACCCGGCCATGAAGCAGGCGACGAAGCCCAGGACCGGGAACGGAGCAGCCGCGGCTGGGGCGGCCTGGTCACCCGCCATCCGGTGCTGGCACTCCTGGCCGGCGTACTCCTGCTGGGCACCCTCGCGCTCCCTGCCACCCAGCTTCAGCTGGCACTGCCCGACGGCGGATCCGAGCCCGTGGAGTCAGAGGCCTACCAGGCGTACGACCTCACCGCGCGGAGCTTCGGCGAAGGCGTCACCGGCCCGATTGTGGCCGTCGGCGAGTTCCCGGCAAACCTCGACGCGGCCCAGGCGCAGACCCTGCAGTACAATGTCGCTGACAAACTCCGCGCCGTAGACAACGTGGTGGCCGCCGTACCTGTCGCCCTCAGCGAGGACCGCCGCACCGCCGTGTTCCAGGTCATCCCCAAGGAGGGCCCCGCCAGCGCCAGCACCGTCCAGGTGGTCGCCGAACTCCGCGGCCTGAACGACGAAATCCAGTCCGAATACGGCGTGGCCATGGGCCTCACGGGGCAGACCGCCGGCAACGTGGACGTCTCCACGAAGCTGGGCGAGGCCCTGCCGCCCTACCTGGCCATCGTCGTCGGGCTTTCCCTGGTCCTGCTGCTCCTGGTCTTCCGCTCCATCGTGGTGCCGCTGCTCGCCACCGGCGGCTTCCTGCTCTCCCTTGCCGCCGCGTTCGGCGCCGTCGTGGCCGTGTACCAGTGGGGCTGGCTGGGCGGCGTCTTCGACGTCGCAAACCCCGGCGCCGTCCTGAGCTTCCTTCCGATCATCCTCATCGGTGTGCTCTTCGGGCTGGCCATGGACTACCAGGTGTTCATCGCCTCCGGCATGCGCGAGGCGTACATGCACGGCTCCACCGCGAAGCAGGCGGTCCGGGTGGGCTTCCGGCACGCCGGCGCCGTCGTGACTGCGGCCGCGATCATCATGGTCAGCGTCTTCGCCGGCTTCATCTTCAGCCACCTCACCATGGTGCGGCCGCTGGGCTTCGCCATGGCGTTCGGTGTGCTGCTTGATGCCTTCGTGGTCCGCATGACCATCGTTCCGGCCGTGATGTACCTGCTGGGCGGGAAGTCCTGGTGGCTGCCGCGCTGGCTCGACCGGATCCTGCCGGACGTCGATGTGGAAGGCGCCCAGCTGAACCGGCCCGAGGCTGCACCGGCGTCGGAAGCGCTGGTCCACTAA
- a CDS encoding TetR/AcrR family transcriptional regulator has product MVIASGATTTGAAGPSRRELNKAATRQAITDAALALLRSRGPGSFTVEDIADAAGISRRTFFNYFSSTDAALASITHGFLDNAIQQFRLRPADEPVLQSAQAALMALADPMTVAPLAELFTLTQQSALMSHSELEAWEHCTEQIIAVARERVADDVDELYVRALAGAVISCGKAALEVWFTRRGADLSAGSLAELRQLLIDAMALLGSGFTAGSRPAPRSASSASVSS; this is encoded by the coding sequence ATGGTTATCGCCAGCGGCGCTACAACAACAGGAGCAGCGGGCCCTTCACGGCGCGAGCTGAACAAGGCTGCCACCCGGCAGGCCATCACGGACGCCGCCCTGGCCCTGCTGCGCAGCCGCGGCCCGGGAAGTTTTACCGTGGAGGACATCGCGGACGCCGCCGGGATTTCACGGCGCACCTTTTTCAACTACTTCAGCAGCACTGATGCCGCCCTCGCGTCCATCACCCACGGCTTCCTGGACAACGCCATCCAGCAGTTCCGGCTGCGGCCGGCCGACGAACCGGTCCTGCAGTCGGCGCAGGCAGCCCTGATGGCGCTGGCGGACCCCATGACCGTGGCACCGCTGGCCGAACTTTTTACGCTCACCCAGCAAAGCGCGCTGATGTCGCACTCGGAGCTGGAGGCCTGGGAGCACTGCACCGAACAAATCATCGCCGTCGCCCGCGAACGGGTGGCAGATGACGTGGACGAGCTCTATGTCCGCGCCCTGGCCGGCGCGGTGATCTCCTGCGGCAAGGCTGCCCTGGAGGTCTGGTTCACCCGCCGCGGTGCCGACCTTTCCGCCGGTTCCCTTGCCGAGCTGCGCCAGCTGCTCATCGACGCCATGGCGCTGCTGGGTTCCGGCTTCACCGCAGGCAGCAGGCCTGCCCCGCGTTCCGCCTCTTCCGCATCCGTTTCCTCCTGA
- a CDS encoding dicarboxylate/amino acid:cation symporter, producing the protein MSTQTRSPESAKIGFQLPKWAGSFGFQIIAALIVGLGLGLLAKYTGSTKTSPNGLGATLQTIGSSYVSLLQTAVVPLIFTAVVSSISNLRQVSNAAKLAWNTLLWFAITSLIAVLIGIGLGVLLQPGANTGITEEAKYSGKSGDWWSFLIGLFPKNFLGLGASSTVTESANAATTVSTSVSFNVLQILVIAIAVGVAALKVGKAAEPFLNLNASALAVIQKVLWWIIRIAPLGTVGLIGNAVAVYGWDTIGSLGKFTFAIYVGLALVLFAVYPILVRTHGLSVKQYFSGVWPAVQLAFVSRSSVGTLPLTQRVTERSLGVPRGYASFAVPLGATTKMDGCAAIYPAISAIFVAQFFGIQLDFSQYLLIALVSVLGSAATAGTTGAVVMLTLTLSTLGLPLAGVGLLLAIDPILDMGRTAVNVAGQALVPTIVAKRQGILDEQLYNAPRNGTPFVDDSVDSTEAADNAPSDGTSTDTTSRELVDAKA; encoded by the coding sequence GTGAGCACTCAAACCCGTTCCCCAGAATCCGCTAAGATCGGCTTCCAGCTCCCCAAGTGGGCTGGCTCGTTCGGTTTCCAGATTATCGCCGCCCTGATCGTCGGGCTCGGCCTCGGCCTGCTGGCCAAGTACACCGGCAGCACCAAAACCAGCCCCAATGGCCTCGGCGCCACGCTGCAGACCATTGGCTCCAGCTACGTGTCACTGCTGCAGACTGCCGTTGTTCCCCTGATTTTCACCGCCGTGGTCAGCTCCATCTCCAACCTCCGTCAGGTCTCCAACGCGGCGAAGCTCGCGTGGAACACTCTGCTGTGGTTCGCGATCACCTCGCTGATTGCCGTGCTGATCGGCATCGGCCTGGGCGTCCTGCTGCAGCCGGGCGCCAACACCGGCATCACCGAGGAAGCCAAGTACTCCGGCAAGTCCGGTGACTGGTGGTCCTTCCTCATCGGCCTCTTCCCCAAGAACTTCCTTGGCCTGGGCGCCAGCTCCACCGTGACCGAAAGCGCCAACGCTGCCACGACCGTCAGCACCTCGGTCAGCTTCAACGTGCTCCAGATCCTGGTGATCGCCATCGCCGTCGGGGTTGCAGCCCTTAAGGTGGGCAAGGCTGCCGAGCCGTTCCTGAACCTGAACGCCTCCGCGCTGGCCGTCATCCAGAAGGTGCTGTGGTGGATCATCCGCATCGCACCGCTGGGCACCGTGGGCCTCATCGGCAACGCCGTGGCAGTCTACGGCTGGGACACCATCGGCTCCCTGGGCAAGTTCACCTTCGCCATCTACGTGGGCCTGGCCCTGGTCCTCTTCGCGGTCTACCCCATCCTGGTCCGCACCCACGGCCTGTCCGTAAAGCAGTACTTCTCCGGCGTGTGGCCGGCCGTCCAGCTGGCCTTCGTGTCCCGCTCCTCTGTTGGCACCCTGCCGCTGACCCAGCGCGTCACCGAACGCAGCCTGGGTGTCCCCCGCGGCTACGCCTCCTTCGCCGTTCCGCTGGGCGCCACCACCAAGATGGACGGCTGCGCGGCCATCTACCCGGCCATCTCGGCTATCTTCGTGGCCCAGTTCTTCGGCATCCAGCTGGACTTCAGCCAGTACCTGCTGATCGCCCTGGTCTCCGTCCTGGGCTCCGCGGCAACCGCCGGAACCACCGGCGCCGTCGTGATGCTGACGCTGACGCTCTCCACGCTGGGGCTGCCGCTGGCCGGCGTCGGCCTCCTGCTGGCCATCGATCCCATCCTGGACATGGGCCGCACCGCGGTGAACGTCGCCGGCCAGGCGCTGGTCCCCACCATTGTGGCCAAGCGCCAGGGCATCCTGGACGAGCAGCTGTACAACGCACCCCGCAACGGCACTCCTTTTGTTGATGATTCTGTTGACAGCACGGAGGCGGCCGATAACGCCCCGTCCGACGGAACCTCCACGGACACCACATCCCGTGAACTGGTGGACGCGAAGGCCTAA